DNA from Shumkonia mesophila:
TATGGGGCCAAGGCGGGATTCCTGGCGGGAGCCGTCGGGTTGACCCTGTCGGCGGGGATGGGCGGCCTGGTGGCCGCCGGCATGTACGGGTTGGTTCATGCCCTGCCCAGCGGGCTGGCCTTCCGCCAGGCCCTGTTGCAGCGAACCGACGACAAGGGCCAGGCGACATGGTATCCGCTGGGGGCCGTCCTCTGCTGGTTGGCCGCCTTTGCCGGCGCCCTTCTGGTGGTGGTGGCCCTGGTCAGGTACGAACAAGGCGAAGGTCTCCGGCAATCGGTATCTTCCTATCTGGAGATGGTGCTGCGGGTCGTCTGGCCGGTGCTGGCCGAGACGGATCGAAACGAGATCCTCGCCGAAATGGTCCCCTTCTTTCCGGGTGCCGCCGCGGTCATGTGGCTCGCGGTCGTCGTCGGCAACGGGCTGCTGGCCCTGGCCATCCTGACCCGCTCGGGGCGCAACGTGCGTCCGGGCCCGACGGCCAAGGACATGGTGTTGCCGGACTGGGTGTCGTGGCTGATGGTGGCGGCCGCCGTCGTGTCCTTGCTGGGATCGGGCGACGTGGAGTATATCGGGCGTAACCTGGTCATGATCATGGCGGTGCCCTTCTTCATTCTGGGAACGGCCGTGGTTCATGGACTGGCCCGCCGGGTTCGCGCCCGTCAGCCGCTTCTGGTGGTGTTCTATGTGGTTTTGTTCATGTCCGGTTGGGCCCGCATGGCCGTGGTCGGACTTGGGTTGATCGAGCAGTGGGTTGGCGTGCGGCGCCGTGTCGCTGGACCGGACCCGGTGCGGGAGGACGAATGATGCAAGTGATTTTGTTGGAGCGGATCGAAAAGTTGGGGCAG
Protein-coding regions in this window:
- a CDS encoding DUF2232 domain-containing protein, yielding MSRHLFIALGGIASAVLSIAFATGKPSMIMLANLAPLPLFLVGLGYGAKAGFLAGAVGLTLSAGMGGLVAAGMYGLVHALPSGLAFRQALLQRTDDKGQATWYPLGAVLCWLAAFAGALLVVVALVRYEQGEGLRQSVSSYLEMVLRVVWPVLAETDRNEILAEMVPFFPGAAAVMWLAVVVGNGLLALAILTRSGRNVRPGPTAKDMVLPDWVSWLMVAAAVVSLLGSGDVEYIGRNLVMIMAVPFFILGTAVVHGLARRVRARQPLLVVFYVVLFMSGWARMAVVGLGLIEQWVGVRRRVAGPDPVREDE